A region from the Linepithema humile isolate Giens D197 chromosome 1, Lhum_UNIL_v1.0, whole genome shotgun sequence genome encodes:
- the LOC105667550 gene encoding uncharacterized protein gives MLVKILVFTFVITYVTAAIPSYIHVCGRKDPNIDKCVVNSIDYLRSKICEGIPEMNVTPLRLFHVSKLIISETDNIKLYLKDMQILNLCNFVINDFHIDLDKKYFDIQILFKDIFVNATYDFDIRVLVPITTTGYLSLSAEYVDADADGEIKIVKKNDKKHIYVSKLTINLIPKNFNFKFENNESDQMQEIIANFIGSNKQEVLATIKPPIEKALSETIISMANNIVKHFTYDELLPDRT, from the exons ATGTTGGTTAAAATTTTGgtttttacatttgttataaCATATGTTACAGCGGCAATAC CTTCGTATATACACGTATGCGGACGCAAAGATCCGAATATCGATAAATGCGTTGTGAACAGTATTGATTACTTGAGAAGTAAAATATGCGAAGGGATCCCGGAAATGAATGTAACACCATTACGATTATTTCATGTCTCCAAACTAATCATTTCCGAAACagacaatattaaattatatctcaaggatatgcaaatattaaacctttgcaattttgttataaacgaTTTTCATATAGATctcgacaaaaaatattttgatatacaaatattatttaaggaTATATTTGTGAACGCCACATACGATTTTGACATACGTGTGCTGGTGCCTATTACTACCACGGGATACCTTTCTCTTTCAGCAG AATATGTAGATGCGGATGCAGacggagaaataaaaatagtaaagaaaaatgacaaaaaacacatatatgtatcaaAATTGACTATAAATCTCAtcccaaaaaattttaattttaaatttgaaaacaatGAATCAGACCAGATGCAAGAAATTATTGCGAATTTTATAGGCAGTAATAAGCAAGAGGTTCTTGCAACCATAAAACCGCCGATAGAAAAAGCACTttctgaaacaattatttcaatggCTAACAACATTGTTAAACATTTCACGTATGATGAACTTCTCCCTGATCGAACGTAA